The Lentisphaerota bacterium genome includes a window with the following:
- a CDS encoding GHMP kinase, which translates to MRISVPGRICLFGEHSDWAGTYRRINADIPAGEAIITGTNQGVHAEVSPHPGRLILRTTLNDGSRLPEWSVEMSAPALLEAAREGGFYSYAAGVAYQILVNYRVRGLLIDNDRTDLPVKKGLSSSAAVSVLVARAFNRVYDLKLTVRGEMELAYLGEITTPSRCGRMDQGCAYGERPIRMTFDGDRIDVEELVVSRDIHMVLVDLHATKDTREILNSLNHCYPFAETETARNVQRCLGEQNREIVAEAARLLKLGDAAGIGALMTRAQRLFDEQVSPACPAQLSAPVLHRLLAHPPLRPLIYGGKGVGSQGDGSAQLIARDAAAQREIIRIVARDLGMTGLPLTIQTGSRVRKAVIPAAGFGTRLFPATKAVKKELFPVVGADGRARPVILAIVEEAMAAGIEEVAILVQARDQETFRELFHTPPSAEHYNKLSKADQQACDRLMALGRRVTLLTQDTQEGFGHAVYCARRWVGGEPFLLMLGDHLYTSDTAACCARQVLEAFERTGKSAVGLLGTPVTDVHHYGCVTGVWRREHVGEILDISEFAEKPTADYAREHLPVDGLAADTFLAVFGIYALKPAVFDALEDNIRLNIRERGEFQLTSCLDAIRRHDGFVGICVRGRRYDIGMPFAYVESLAAFSRTPLVRTEAPCAAT; encoded by the coding sequence ATGCGCATCTCCGTACCCGGCCGTATCTGCCTGTTTGGCGAGCACAGCGATTGGGCGGGCACCTACCGCCGGATCAATGCCGACATTCCCGCCGGCGAGGCGATCATCACCGGCACCAATCAGGGGGTTCACGCCGAGGTCTCGCCGCACCCAGGCCGGCTGATCCTCCGCACCACCCTCAACGACGGCTCCCGCCTCCCTGAATGGTCGGTCGAGATGTCGGCGCCGGCCCTGCTTGAAGCCGCCCGCGAGGGCGGGTTCTACAGTTATGCGGCGGGCGTGGCCTATCAGATCCTCGTGAATTACCGCGTGCGCGGGCTCCTCATCGACAATGACCGCACCGACCTGCCGGTCAAGAAGGGGCTGAGCTCGAGCGCGGCGGTCTCGGTCCTGGTCGCGCGCGCGTTCAACCGCGTCTACGACCTCAAGCTGACCGTGCGCGGCGAGATGGAGCTGGCGTATCTCGGCGAGATCACAACCCCGTCGCGCTGCGGCCGCATGGATCAGGGCTGCGCCTACGGGGAGCGCCCGATTCGCATGACGTTCGACGGCGACCGGATCGACGTCGAGGAGCTGGTTGTCAGCCGCGACATCCACATGGTGCTCGTCGATCTTCACGCCACCAAGGACACGCGCGAGATCCTGAACAGCCTGAACCATTGCTACCCCTTTGCCGAAACCGAGACCGCGCGCAACGTCCAACGCTGCCTCGGGGAGCAGAATCGCGAGATCGTCGCCGAGGCCGCGCGTCTGCTGAAGCTGGGAGACGCCGCAGGGATCGGTGCCCTGATGACTCGTGCGCAACGGCTCTTCGACGAGCAGGTCTCGCCCGCCTGTCCCGCGCAATTGTCCGCGCCCGTCCTGCACCGCCTGCTGGCCCATCCTCCGCTGCGGCCGCTGATTTACGGCGGCAAGGGCGTGGGCTCGCAGGGCGACGGATCGGCCCAGCTCATCGCCCGCGACGCCGCCGCGCAGCGCGAGATCATCCGCATCGTCGCGCGCGACCTGGGCATGACGGGGCTTCCCCTGACGATCCAAACCGGCAGCCGCGTCCGCAAGGCGGTCATTCCCGCCGCCGGTTTTGGCACCCGGCTCTTCCCCGCCACCAAGGCGGTGAAGAAGGAACTGTTTCCGGTTGTCGGCGCCGATGGCCGCGCACGTCCCGTGATTCTCGCGATCGTGGAAGAGGCCATGGCCGCCGGGATCGAGGAGGTGGCCATCCTGGTGCAGGCGCGTGATCAGGAGACGTTCCGAGAACTCTTCCACACGCCGCCTTCCGCCGAGCACTACAACAAGCTCTCCAAGGCCGATCAGCAGGCGTGCGACCGGCTGATGGCGCTGGGACGCCGGGTCACGCTGCTCACCCAGGATACGCAGGAGGGCTTCGGACATGCCGTCTATTGCGCCCGCAGGTGGGTGGGGGGCGAGCCGTTCCTGCTCATGCTGGGCGACCATCTCTACACCTCCGACACCGCCGCCTGCTGCGCCCGGCAGGTGCTGGAGGCCTTCGAGCGCACCGGGAAAAGCGCCGTGGGGCTGCTGGGGACGCCCGTCACCGACGTTCATCACTACGGCTGTGTGACGGGCGTGTGGCGCCGCGAGCACGTCGGCGAGATCCTGGACATCTCTGAATTCGCGGAGAAGCCGACGGCCGATTACGCCCGCGAACACCTGCCCGTTGACGGACTCGCTGCCGATACCTTCCTCGCCGTGTTCGGCATCTACGCGCTCAAGCCTGCGGTTTTCGACGCGCTCGAAGACAACATCCGGCTCAACATCCGCGAACGGGGCGAGTTCCAGCTAACCTCCTGCCTCGATGCCATCCGGCGCCACGATGGCTTCGTCGGGATTTGCGTCCGTGGCCGACGGTACGATATTGGCATGCCGTTCGCGTATGTCGAAAGCCTCGCCGCCTTCAGCCGCACGCCCCTCGTGCGGACGGAAGCCCCGTGCGCGGCCACCTGA
- the fkp gene encoding bifunctional fucokinase/L-fucose-1-P-guanylyltransferase (functions in salvage pathway converting L-fucose to GDP-L-fucose; contributes to fucosylated cell surface in Bacteriodes fragilis), with the protein MHVEETTDCLLSLPAAGVTGFKPWNPASAGFFVTSDPPGSQLGSGGGTAHVLHQAWQASPARQTGGFEAWLEASRKLIVHGSGQSRRLPAYAAEGKPLLPLPLLPARAGQAPDQRLIDFQLDAYSRILRHAPASYRVMITCGDVLLTNPAFTPAFPDADVLIVGIRSTPDEGSRHGVLFCRNAATGALDFFLQKPPPEKTRVLSDSHAFYLDTGVWLLSARAVSVLVRTCGWSSETQTYAGGAPSHYELFDRFGLALGASPVAPDPQISALSAAVLPLPAGRFFHFGTSRSIISSAVELAQASERAHAVGLGSAEAHEHCLSMNADLRVPLTGANRLLWIENAVIPADWTLRDRHVLTGIPANTWALDLPSGVCLDCIGLRAEAGVCLRVYGFDDPFRGALTDPATRWMERSFADWLKARGLSCQQAGLAPDIDIQDAPLFPRLAADDPRCGPLLAWMTALSPTPDSASLRLWLDAPRVSASDLLCRADTAARGAARSDAVDAVLAGQPAQAWQKRCLSLDLEAVARRVEGAPAAALPPPLEAQGSNVSELAAVHDVALRDRLTSAVARPNRAAGRLRDLLVAKLAVAPVSPRRAAGEDQIVWGRAPARLDFAGGWTDTPPYCLEHGGRVVNLAVNLNGQPPVQAFARVCEKPCLVIRSIDLGVGEVIETTEDLLAEERLGSGFGIARAAFRLAGFDPAFNASGRGAPLAQFLRDTFGGGIELTLLAAIPKGSGLGTSSILAATLLGTLGDLAGLHWNEQDLFTRTLALEQILTSGGGWQDQVGGMVGGLKQIESAPGLQQKPVIRWLPTSMLDAAIADKRFQLYYTGLTRVAHNILGEIVKGLFLNDAERIRTIEAIGLNADFAAEALQRNDWPVFVEAIRRSWLLNRMLDTGTNPAEVQAIIDRVSPWLAATKLTGAGGGGYMLLLTDTPEQGARLRRELLDNPPNGRARFVDVSISHSGLEITRS; encoded by the coding sequence ATGCACGTTGAGGAAACCACGGATTGCCTGCTCTCGCTTCCCGCCGCCGGTGTCACCGGCTTCAAGCCATGGAATCCGGCGTCGGCGGGTTTCTTTGTGACCTCCGACCCGCCGGGCAGTCAGCTCGGATCGGGCGGCGGCACGGCCCATGTGCTCCATCAGGCGTGGCAGGCCTCGCCGGCGCGGCAGACCGGGGGGTTTGAGGCTTGGCTGGAGGCCTCGCGCAAGCTGATTGTCCATGGCAGCGGCCAGAGCCGCCGTCTTCCGGCTTATGCCGCCGAAGGAAAGCCGTTGCTGCCCTTGCCGCTGTTGCCAGCGCGCGCGGGACAGGCGCCCGATCAGCGGCTCATCGACTTTCAACTGGACGCCTACAGCCGCATCCTCCGTCATGCGCCCGCCTCCTACCGGGTGATGATCACCTGCGGCGATGTCCTGCTGACGAACCCGGCGTTCACCCCTGCCTTTCCTGACGCCGATGTCTTGATCGTCGGCATCCGCTCGACGCCCGACGAGGGGAGCCGCCATGGCGTCCTGTTCTGCCGCAACGCGGCGACGGGCGCCCTGGATTTCTTCCTGCAAAAGCCGCCGCCCGAAAAGACCCGCGTGCTGTCCGACTCCCACGCCTTTTACCTCGACACCGGCGTGTGGCTGCTGAGTGCACGCGCCGTCTCGGTGCTCGTGCGCACGTGCGGCTGGTCGTCCGAGACCCAGACGTATGCGGGCGGCGCGCCATCGCACTACGAATTGTTTGACCGTTTCGGCCTCGCCCTCGGGGCGTCGCCTGTTGCGCCTGATCCCCAGATCTCCGCGCTTTCCGCAGCGGTCCTTCCCCTGCCCGCCGGGCGCTTCTTCCATTTTGGCACCAGCCGCAGCATCATCTCCTCCGCCGTTGAGTTGGCCCAGGCATCCGAGCGCGCCCATGCCGTGGGACTGGGCTCGGCGGAGGCGCACGAACATTGCCTGAGCATGAACGCCGACCTGCGTGTGCCGCTCACGGGCGCGAACCGGCTGCTCTGGATCGAAAACGCCGTCATCCCCGCCGATTGGACGCTGCGCGACCGCCACGTCCTCACCGGCATCCCCGCTAACACCTGGGCGCTTGATCTCCCCTCCGGCGTCTGCCTGGACTGCATCGGCCTGCGCGCCGAGGCAGGCGTCTGCCTGCGCGTCTACGGCTTTGACGATCCCTTCCGCGGGGCGCTGACCGACCCCGCCACGCGGTGGATGGAACGCTCCTTTGCCGACTGGCTGAAGGCACGCGGCCTCTCCTGCCAACAGGCGGGGCTTGCCCCAGACATCGACATCCAGGACGCGCCGCTCTTTCCGAGGCTCGCTGCGGACGATCCGCGCTGCGGGCCGTTGCTCGCGTGGATGACGGCGCTCAGCCCCACCCCCGATTCCGCATCCCTCCGACTCTGGCTGGACGCGCCGCGAGTCTCGGCGTCGGACCTGCTGTGCCGGGCCGATACGGCGGCGCGCGGCGCCGCGCGCTCGGATGCCGTCGATGCCGTTCTCGCCGGCCAACCGGCTCAGGCCTGGCAGAAGCGCTGCCTGTCGCTCGATCTCGAAGCCGTCGCGCGCCGGGTGGAGGGGGCTCCGGCCGCCGCCCTTCCGCCGCCGTTGGAGGCTCAGGGCAGCAACGTCTCCGAACTGGCCGCCGTGCATGACGTGGCCTTGCGTGACCGGCTCACCTCCGCCGTCGCTCGGCCCAACCGCGCCGCCGGTCGTCTGCGCGACCTGCTGGTGGCCAAACTGGCCGTGGCGCCGGTTTCGCCTCGCCGCGCGGCGGGAGAGGATCAGATCGTGTGGGGGCGTGCGCCCGCCCGCCTCGATTTTGCCGGCGGCTGGACCGATACCCCGCCCTATTGCCTCGAGCACGGCGGCCGCGTGGTCAATCTGGCGGTCAACCTCAACGGTCAGCCGCCGGTGCAGGCGTTCGCGCGCGTCTGCGAAAAGCCGTGCCTCGTGATTCGCAGCATTGATCTCGGCGTCGGAGAGGTGATCGAGACCACCGAAGACCTGCTGGCCGAAGAGCGGCTCGGCAGCGGTTTCGGCATCGCCCGCGCGGCCTTCCGCCTCGCCGGGTTCGACCCCGCCTTCAACGCCTCGGGTCGCGGCGCGCCGCTGGCTCAGTTTCTCCGCGACACGTTTGGCGGCGGCATCGAGCTCACCCTGCTCGCCGCGATTCCCAAGGGTTCGGGGCTGGGCACCAGCAGCATCCTGGCCGCCACCCTGCTCGGCACGCTCGGCGACCTCGCCGGCCTGCACTGGAACGAGCAGGATCTGTTTACCCGCACCCTCGCGCTGGAGCAGATCCTCACCTCCGGCGGCGGCTGGCAGGACCAGGTCGGCGGCATGGTCGGCGGATTGAAGCAGATCGAAAGCGCCCCCGGCCTGCAGCAGAAGCCGGTCATCCGCTGGCTGCCGACCTCGATGCTCGATGCGGCCATCGCCGACAAGCGGTTCCAGCTTTATTACACGGGGCTGACACGCGTGGCGCACAATATTCTGGGCGAAATTGTGAAGGGGCTTTTCCTCAACGACGCCGAGCGTATCCGCACCATCGAGGCGATCGGCTTGAACGCCGACTTCGCCGCAGAGGCGCTGCAGCGGAACGACTGGCCGGTTTTTGTCGAGGCGATCCGCCGGAGCTGGCTCCTGAACCGCATGCTCGACACGGGAACCAATCCGGCCGAGGTGCAGGCGATCATCGATCGCGTGTCGCCCTGGCTCGCTGCCACCAAGCTGACCGGCGCGGGCGGCGGCGGCTACATGCTCCTGCTAACCGACACGCCGGAACAGGGAGCGCGCCTGCGCCGGGAACTGCTGGACAACCCGCCGAATGGGCGCGCCCGCTTTGTCGATGTCTCCATCTCGCACTCCGGCCTTGAAATCACCCGCAGTTAA
- a CDS encoding type II toxin-antitoxin system RelE/ParE family toxin: MGYSGLMKPLHWLHGAVKTPPMTANARKEMGFLLRLLQDGERLGLPRSRPMPSIGLGCHELRVTDAGGEWRLVYALAGGAVVVLDVFQKKTRATPQAVVDQCTKRLRDYAKRGE; the protein is encoded by the coding sequence ATGGGATATTCTGGCCTCATGAAACCGCTTCATTGGTTGCACGGAGCCGTGAAGACGCCGCCGATGACCGCAAATGCGCGCAAGGAGATGGGCTTCCTATTGCGGTTGCTGCAGGACGGCGAAAGACTGGGGCTGCCACGCTCGCGCCCGATGCCCTCGATCGGCTTGGGGTGCCACGAGTTGCGTGTGACCGATGCGGGCGGCGAATGGCGGTTGGTTTACGCGCTTGCTGGTGGCGCTGTCGTTGTTCTGGACGTGTTTCAAAAGAAGACACGGGCAACGCCCCAGGCGGTTGTTGATCAGTGCACGAAGCGGTTGCGTGACTATGCGAAGAGAGGTGAGTAA
- a CDS encoding ORF6N domain-containing protein, translating to METNKAAIPAERIERAIYLIRGQKVMLDRDLAALYGVETKRLKEAVRRNIERFPADFMFVLSGEEFSNWRSHFATSNSDRMGLRHAPMAFTEQGVAMLSSVVNSRSAIEVNIAIMRTFVKLRRMLESHTRLARKLADLEARYDEQFRVVFEVLNELMAPPEPKRAPIGFRVCERPARYAVRRA from the coding sequence ATGGAGACAAACAAAGCTGCTATTCCTGCCGAGCGGATCGAGCGGGCGATCTACCTCATACGCGGGCAGAAGGTCATGCTGGATCGTGATCTCGCCGCGCTGTATGGGGTCGAGACAAAACGGTTGAAAGAGGCTGTCCGCAGGAATATCGAACGATTCCCCGCCGACTTCATGTTCGTGCTTTCCGGCGAGGAATTTTCAAATTGGAGGTCGCATTTTGCGACCTCCAATTCCGACCGCATGGGGCTGCGTCATGCACCGATGGCTTTTACTGAGCAGGGCGTGGCGATGCTTTCCTCCGTGGTGAACAGCAGGAGCGCGATCGAGGTCAACATCGCGATCATGCGCACGTTCGTGAAACTGCGCCGGATGCTGGAGAGCCACACCAGGCTGGCCAGGAAACTTGCCGATCTGGAGGCCAGATACGATGAGCAGTTCCGCGTGGTGTTCGAGGTATTGAACGAACTGATGGCGCCACCCGAGCCAAAGCGTGCCCCGATCGGCTTCCGCGTGTGCGAACGTCCGGCTCGGTACGCGGTGCGGCGCGCGTGA
- a CDS encoding CBS domain-containing protein, with product MPDSIPASKTDLVSFFGVPDILCQAPQRNHDDVIRTLVYRLAGNHGIADPQAITEAVIAREQATSTVMPHGVAIPHARLSGIERPYVAVATSREGFHFDGHTIYLVLLVLVPMDKPTLYLQTLRSIAGILREDDATQHLAALKTAEEVLRFFQTGGLKLPAYICAADIMTPPGITLRDNASLKAAIDILSDNDIDEVPVVDKEGDLVGVVSASALLNVCLPDYLLWMDDLSPIQNFEPFAEVLRKEHNTWLSEIMSERFAFVQVGSPAIQVAAEFARQNVVQCYVLKARRLMGVITLRTFLHKIFRA from the coding sequence ATGCCTGACTCCATCCCCGCATCCAAGACCGACCTGGTCTCCTTCTTCGGCGTGCCAGACATCCTCTGCCAGGCGCCGCAACGGAATCATGACGACGTCATCCGTACCCTCGTCTACCGCCTGGCCGGCAACCATGGCATCGCCGACCCGCAGGCGATCACCGAAGCGGTCATCGCCCGCGAACAGGCGACCTCTACGGTGATGCCCCATGGCGTCGCCATTCCGCATGCCCGGCTCTCCGGGATCGAGCGGCCCTATGTCGCCGTCGCCACCTCGCGCGAGGGGTTCCATTTCGACGGCCACACCATCTATCTGGTGCTCCTTGTGCTGGTGCCGATGGACAAACCGACCCTCTATCTGCAGACCCTCCGCTCGATCGCTGGCATCCTGCGCGAGGACGACGCGACCCAGCACCTGGCCGCCCTGAAGACTGCAGAAGAGGTGCTGCGCTTCTTCCAGACCGGGGGCCTGAAACTGCCGGCCTACATCTGCGCAGCCGACATCATGACGCCGCCCGGCATCACCCTGCGCGACAACGCCAGCCTCAAAGCGGCCATCGACATCCTGTCTGACAATGACATCGACGAAGTTCCGGTAGTCGACAAGGAGGGCGACCTCGTGGGCGTCGTGAGCGCCAGCGCCCTGCTCAACGTCTGCCTCCCCGATTACCTGCTGTGGATGGACGATCTCTCGCCGATCCAGAATTTCGAACCCTTTGCCGAGGTGCTGCGCAAGGAGCACAACACCTGGCTGAGCGAGATCATGTCCGAACGGTTCGCCTTCGTTCAGGTCGGCTCGCCCGCCATCCAGGTGGCCGCCGAATTCGCCCGTCAGAACGTCGTCCAATGCTACGTGCTGAAAGCGCGACGCCTCATGGGCGTCATCACCCTCCGCACCTTCCTCCACAAAATCTTCAGGGCCTGA
- a CDS encoding patatin, whose protein sequence is MSAPPHQPKIGLVLGSGGARGWAHVGALNGLIRHRVPLVCVVGTSAGALFGAAFAAGRHDVVNALSNTLDRRRLFELFVEISLSRSGLLSGRRLQRLIRELTGGNTFGTLNLPFAAVATDLRTEQEVVIDAGPVDQAVRASIAIPGIFTPVLRNGCLLVDGGLVNPLPVSVARAMGADFVIGVDVNLNVSELGRTPRDPPPVAPRQEAVPALAEDGGPPAAWRQMIDDWSSKLPPLRQASQAALARWFKVAPGSASIFEVLTQTLRLVENQITRARLVQEPPDLLVQPAVGHIQTLEFQRAREAVAAGDAAMERALLHMDQTSKREVSA, encoded by the coding sequence ATGTCAGCACCGCCCCATCAACCCAAAATCGGACTTGTTCTCGGCAGTGGCGGCGCCCGAGGCTGGGCGCATGTCGGGGCGCTTAATGGCCTCATCCGGCACCGGGTTCCTCTCGTGTGTGTCGTGGGCACGAGCGCAGGCGCCCTGTTTGGCGCGGCCTTTGCGGCAGGGCGTCATGACGTGGTCAACGCCCTTTCGAACACGTTGGATCGGCGGCGGCTGTTCGAACTGTTTGTCGAAATCAGCCTGTCCCGGTCCGGGCTTCTTTCGGGCCGCCGATTGCAGCGATTGATCCGGGAGCTGACCGGCGGCAACACCTTCGGTACGCTCAACCTGCCGTTTGCTGCGGTTGCCACCGATCTCAGAACCGAGCAGGAGGTCGTGATTGACGCCGGGCCGGTGGATCAGGCCGTGCGGGCGAGCATCGCCATCCCGGGCATCTTCACACCCGTGCTGCGCAACGGCTGTCTGCTGGTGGATGGTGGGCTGGTCAACCCCCTGCCGGTGAGCGTCGCGCGGGCAATGGGCGCGGATTTCGTCATCGGCGTGGACGTCAACCTGAATGTGTCCGAGCTGGGCCGGACGCCGCGCGATCCCCCGCCTGTGGCTCCGCGACAGGAGGCTGTCCCGGCCCTCGCAGAGGACGGCGGACCACCGGCAGCCTGGCGTCAGATGATCGACGACTGGTCGTCCAAGCTGCCTCCGCTGCGGCAGGCTTCACAAGCCGCACTCGCGCGCTGGTTCAAGGTCGCTCCCGGATCGGCATCGATCTTCGAGGTGCTCACGCAGACGCTCCGCCTCGTTGAAAACCAGATCACGCGGGCCCGCCTCGTGCAGGAACCGCCCGACTTGCTGGTCCAGCCTGCCGTCGGGCACATTCAGACGCTCGAATTTCAACGTGCCCGCGAAGCGGTCGCCGCCGGCGATGCCGCCATGGAGCGGGCGCTGTTGCACATGGATCAAACAAGCAAGAGGGAGGTATCGGCATGA
- a CDS encoding nitroreductase codes for MIQFRVNGTTCTRCGQCVLDCPSQIIERSGDAPPRIRAENEGDCIQCQHCLAVCPAAAISISGRDPAASIALAGGSLPTLDAMTNLIRGRRSVRRYRDENVDPRLLRRLLAALGNAPTGCNRMGLTFSVVDDKDAMQRFRLKALNGLAEMTKAGLLRDPSGFISEAAPAWFDQGVDIIFRGAPHLLVVSASLESACPQEDVNLALAYFELMAQSAGLGTVWCGLAKMVLEQLPELREVVGVAPGQYYYAMLFGLPAVRYARTVQRDEGARVRRIQMP; via the coding sequence ATGATTCAGTTTCGTGTGAATGGCACCACATGCACGCGCTGCGGACAGTGCGTGCTCGACTGTCCGTCGCAGATCATCGAGCGGTCCGGCGACGCGCCGCCCCGGATCCGCGCGGAGAACGAGGGGGATTGCATCCAGTGTCAGCACTGCCTCGCGGTCTGCCCCGCAGCGGCGATCTCGATAAGCGGGCGCGACCCCGCCGCCAGCATCGCGCTCGCCGGCGGCTCGCTCCCGACGCTGGACGCGATGACCAACCTGATCCGGGGGCGTCGCAGCGTCCGCCGCTACCGGGATGAGAATGTGGATCCGCGTTTGCTGCGGCGCCTGCTGGCGGCGCTCGGAAACGCCCCCACCGGATGCAACCGGATGGGGCTGACGTTCTCCGTGGTCGACGACAAGGACGCCATGCAGCGGTTTCGCCTCAAGGCGTTGAACGGATTGGCCGAGATGACGAAGGCGGGGCTGCTGCGGGATCCCTCTGGCTTCATCAGCGAGGCTGCGCCAGCCTGGTTCGACCAGGGCGTCGACATCATTTTTCGGGGCGCGCCGCATCTGCTGGTAGTCTCGGCCTCCCTCGAATCCGCCTGTCCGCAGGAGGATGTGAACCTGGCGCTGGCCTATTTTGAACTCATGGCCCAGAGCGCCGGTCTGGGCACGGTCTGGTGCGGGCTGGCGAAAATGGTGCTGGAACAGCTACCGGAGCTCCGGGAGGTTGTGGGCGTGGCACCGGGACAGTACTACTACGCCATGCTGTTCGGTCTGCCCGCCGTTCGCTACGCCCGGACGGTGCAGCGCGACGAGGGCGCGCGCGTCCGGCGCATACAGATGCCGTGA
- the pabB gene encoding aminodeoxychorismate synthase component I, which translates to MPLSPDTPGTVILRDSPPTGEPRWLAFSDPERILTARTVAEVEPLLRRVEAGVGAGLFAAGYIAYEAAPACDPACRTQPPPVTPTALPLVWFGLYRRAERLDALPPGAARPPTLLWTPSESPAVYASRIDRIRAHIAEGDTYQVNYTFRLSAPFDGDPWPLFLALAAAQQSRYAAWIRLDGHTLCSASPELFFRLDGDHVLCRPMKGTAIRGLTPATDRAARAALRNSPKNRAENVMIVDMIRNDLGRVAIPGTVRVPRRFTVEPYPTVWQMTSDVEARTDAGLADLLAALFPCASITGAPKIRALDLIATLESSPRGVYTGAIGYVAPGRRAQFSVAIRTVAVNHAAATAEYGTGGGIVWDSSASSEYAEALAKTRILDAPPADLCLLETVLWRPKRGFFLLRSHLRRLVASARLLGFPCDTSTVLRCLNAAVANADTSLRVRLLIPRAGPPVVETAPAPPPVGRPWRIALAAQPIDPDLTLLRHKTTCRTLYDNARVNLPEADDVLLWNTRSEITETTVANIALCNKGRWFTPPLASGLLPGVFRDRLLRTGRITERTLTRDDLRTTDGIALFNSLRGWIPAELIEPWNNRSHHKHEGDE; encoded by the coding sequence ATGCCACTCTCCCCTGACACACCCGGAACCGTTATACTGCGGGACTCGCCGCCAACAGGCGAGCCCCGCTGGCTGGCTTTTTCCGACCCGGAGCGCATCCTCACCGCCCGCACGGTGGCGGAGGTCGAACCCCTGCTGCGCCGCGTCGAGGCGGGTGTCGGCGCGGGCCTGTTCGCCGCCGGCTACATCGCCTATGAGGCCGCCCCCGCATGTGACCCGGCCTGCCGCACGCAGCCACCGCCTGTCACGCCAACCGCTCTGCCGCTGGTCTGGTTCGGACTCTACCGCCGCGCCGAGAGGCTCGACGCCCTTCCGCCCGGTGCCGCGCGGCCACCAACGCTCCTCTGGACGCCATCCGAATCGCCCGCCGTCTACGCCAGCCGCATTGACCGCATCCGCGCCCATATCGCCGAAGGCGACACCTACCAGGTCAACTACACCTTCCGTCTGAGCGCCCCGTTTGACGGCGATCCCTGGCCCCTGTTCCTGGCGCTCGCCGCCGCGCAGCAGAGCCGCTACGCCGCTTGGATCCGTCTGGACGGCCATACCCTGTGCTCCGCCTCGCCCGAGCTGTTCTTTCGCCTCGACGGCGATCACGTGCTCTGCCGCCCCATGAAGGGGACGGCCATCCGCGGTCTCACGCCCGCCACAGATCGCGCCGCTCGCGCCGCCCTCCGCAATTCGCCGAAGAACCGGGCGGAAAACGTGATGATCGTGGACATGATCCGCAACGACCTCGGCCGCGTGGCCATCCCCGGAACGGTGCGCGTCCCCCGCCGCTTCACCGTCGAACCCTATCCGACCGTCTGGCAGATGACCTCCGATGTCGAAGCGCGAACCGACGCCGGACTCGCCGACCTGCTCGCGGCGCTCTTCCCCTGCGCATCGATCACCGGCGCGCCGAAGATCCGCGCCCTCGATCTGATCGCCACGCTCGAATCATCCCCGCGCGGCGTCTACACCGGCGCCATCGGCTACGTCGCGCCCGGCCGTCGCGCCCAGTTCAGCGTGGCCATCCGCACCGTGGCGGTGAATCACGCCGCCGCCACCGCCGAGTACGGAACGGGTGGCGGGATCGTCTGGGACTCCAGCGCAAGCAGCGAATACGCCGAAGCGCTCGCCAAAACCCGCATCCTCGACGCGCCCCCCGCCGATCTCTGCCTGCTCGAAACGGTCCTTTGGCGACCCAAACGCGGGTTCTTCCTTCTTCGCAGCCACCTGCGCCGCCTCGTCGCCTCCGCGCGCCTCCTCGGTTTCCCCTGCGACACCTCCACCGTACTTCGCTGCCTCAATGCGGCCGTCGCCAACGCCGACACTTCCCTGCGCGTCCGGTTGCTCATTCCCCGCGCCGGCCCGCCCGTCGTCGAGACCGCCCCCGCGCCGCCGCCGGTCGGCCGGCCGTGGCGCATCGCCCTCGCTGCACAACCGATCGACCCCGATCTGACGCTGCTGCGACACAAGACAACCTGCCGAACCCTTTACGACAACGCCCGCGTCAACCTGCCCGAGGCAGACGATGTGCTGCTCTGGAACACCCGCAGTGAAATCACCGAGACGACCGTGGCCAACATCGCCCTCTGCAACAAAGGCCGCTGGTTCACCCCTCCCCTCGCCAGCGGCCTCCTCCCCGGCGTCTTTCGCGACCGGTTGCTGCGCACGGGCCGCATCACCGAACGTACCCTCACCCGTGACGACCTCCGCACCACCGATGGCATCGCCCTCTTCAACTCCCTGAGAGGGTGGATTCCGGCGGAGTTGATAGAACCCTGGAACAACCGTTCGCACCACAAACATGAAGGAGATGAGTGA
- a CDS encoding helix-turn-helix domain-containing protein, producing the protein MKAIGKGWVEGSVQEFLDLSDAEAAYVEAKAVLTRAVKERRLAIGLSQVQLAHALGTSQSRLSFIEKGDPSVSLDLTIRALFETGLDRKGVAAVMAGKKSGKDKI; encoded by the coding sequence ATGAAAGCCATCGGTAAGGGTTGGGTGGAAGGAAGTGTACAGGAGTTCTTGGATCTTTCCGATGCCGAGGCCGCCTACGTGGAGGCCAAAGCGGTTCTCACACGGGCCGTGAAGGAGCGGCGTTTGGCGATTGGGCTGTCCCAGGTTCAACTTGCGCACGCCTTGGGAACCAGTCAGAGCCGGCTTTCGTTCATCGAGAAGGGCGATCCCTCCGTCAGTCTTGATTTGACAATCCGTGCGCTGTTTGAGACGGGGCTCGATCGGAAAGGTGTCGCAGCCGTCATGGCGGGCAAGAAGTCTGGAAAGGATAAGATCTGA